The proteins below are encoded in one region of Paraburkholderia phenazinium:
- a CDS encoding RNA pyrophosphohydrolase — translation MLDREGFRPNVGIILLNAHNEVFWGKRLREHSWQFPQGGIKYGETPVQAMYRELHEETGLLPEHVKIIGRTRDWLRYEVPDKFIKREVRGHYRGQKQIWFLLRMVGRDCDICLRACDHPEFDAWRWNEYWVPLDCVIEFKRDVYQLALTELSRFLRRAAPRSDKPGGHHGPRYPRIASTVTEMQEVSVTTVTVETTIRTTIESDCGPADNTLTQPGLRD, via the coding sequence ATGCTGGATCGTGAAGGCTTTCGCCCGAACGTCGGCATCATCCTCTTGAACGCGCACAACGAGGTGTTTTGGGGCAAACGGCTCCGTGAACATTCCTGGCAGTTTCCGCAAGGGGGCATCAAGTATGGTGAAACCCCCGTGCAAGCGATGTATCGGGAGTTACACGAAGAAACCGGTCTGCTTCCGGAGCACGTCAAGATCATCGGTCGCACGCGCGACTGGTTGCGCTATGAGGTGCCGGACAAGTTCATCAAGCGTGAAGTACGCGGTCATTACCGCGGCCAGAAACAGATCTGGTTCCTGCTTCGGATGGTGGGGCGCGACTGCGATATTTGCCTGCGCGCCTGCGATCATCCGGAGTTCGATGCGTGGCGCTGGAACGAGTACTGGGTACCCCTCGACTGTGTGATCGAGTTCAAGCGGGATGTGTATCAGTTGGCGTTGACGGAGTTGTCCCGTTTTCTGCGCCGTGCTGCGCCGCGTTCGGATAAACCTGGCGGCCATCACGGGCCGCGCTATCCCCGGATAGCGTCGACCGTGACGGAGATGCAGGAAGTGTCGGTAACAACCGTAACGGTTGAGACTACGATTCGCACGACGATCGAGTCCGACTGCGGACCTGCCGACAACACCCTGACCCAGCCAGGTCTGCGCGACTAA
- a CDS encoding CNP1-like family protein — protein sequence MKAFALVVACVATGALLAGCSNTPTNKDDSAFTYLLDRKPNWTEDKVDTLPSLPLASNLIPFDVSGNTPLKFAVDAKSLSVGNDGVVRYTVVVTSPSGAHNVNYEGIRCDTYEWRQYAALNADHDGWDNTVATAFARIEDSTLNGYQASLYQDYFCANKIPTGSAKTIVDNLRMHRTAASQLH from the coding sequence TTGAAAGCATTTGCTCTCGTCGTGGCGTGCGTCGCCACCGGCGCCCTGCTGGCTGGTTGTTCGAACACCCCCACCAACAAGGATGACAGCGCGTTTACGTATCTGCTGGATCGCAAGCCTAACTGGACCGAAGACAAGGTCGACACACTGCCCTCGCTGCCGCTGGCCTCCAATTTGATCCCGTTCGATGTATCCGGCAACACGCCGCTGAAGTTTGCGGTCGACGCGAAATCGCTGTCGGTTGGCAATGACGGTGTGGTGCGCTACACGGTGGTCGTGACGAGCCCGAGCGGCGCGCACAACGTGAACTACGAAGGAATTCGCTGCGATACCTATGAGTGGCGCCAGTACGCCGCTCTCAATGCGGATCACGATGGCTGGGACAACACCGTCGCCACGGCGTTTGCGCGTATCGAAGACAGTACGCTGAATGGCTATCAGGCGTCGCTCTATCAGGACTACTTCTGCGCGAACAAGATTCCGACGGGTTCAGCCAAGACGATCGTCGATAACTTACGCATGCACCGTACCGCGGCGTCGCAACTTCATTGA
- the proB gene encoding glutamate 5-kinase, which translates to MRSVIADSRRLVVKVGSSLVTNDGRGLDHAAIGRWAAQIAALRAQGKEVVLVSSGAIAEGMQRLGWTKRPREIDELQAAAAVGQMGLAQVYESRFAEHSIRTAQILLTHADLADRERYLNARSTLLTLLRLGVVPIINENDTVVTDEIKFGDNDTLGALVANLIEGDALIILTDQQGLFTADPRKDPSATLVQQADAGAPELEAMAGGAGSSLGRGGMLTKILAAKRAAHSGANTVIASGREPDVLARLAAGEAIGTQLIARTARMAARKQWMADHLQVRGHVVIDDGAVEKLTEGGKSLLPIGVVGVQGAFARGEVIACLSAAGREVARGLTNYSSAETKLIQRRPSGDIEGVLGYMLEPELIHRDNLVLV; encoded by the coding sequence ATGCGTTCCGTCATCGCAGACTCCAGGCGATTGGTAGTGAAAGTCGGGTCGAGCCTCGTCACTAATGACGGGCGCGGCCTGGACCATGCCGCGATCGGCCGCTGGGCGGCGCAGATCGCCGCCTTACGGGCGCAGGGCAAAGAGGTCGTGCTGGTGAGTTCTGGGGCTATCGCCGAGGGGATGCAGCGGCTTGGCTGGACCAAACGCCCGCGCGAAATCGACGAGTTGCAGGCGGCTGCCGCTGTCGGGCAGATGGGGCTCGCGCAAGTGTACGAGAGCCGCTTTGCCGAACATTCGATCCGCACAGCGCAGATCCTGCTGACCCATGCCGATCTGGCCGACCGCGAACGCTATCTGAACGCACGTTCCACATTGTTGACGCTGCTGCGCCTGGGCGTGGTGCCGATCATCAATGAAAACGACACGGTCGTTACCGACGAAATCAAGTTCGGCGATAACGATACGCTGGGCGCACTGGTGGCGAATCTGATCGAAGGCGATGCGCTGATCATCCTTACCGACCAGCAAGGTCTCTTCACCGCTGATCCGCGTAAGGACCCGTCAGCCACGCTCGTTCAGCAGGCCGACGCTGGTGCACCAGAGCTTGAGGCGATGGCCGGTGGCGCGGGCTCGAGTCTCGGCCGCGGCGGCATGCTGACCAAGATTCTCGCGGCCAAGCGGGCGGCCCATAGCGGCGCCAATACGGTAATCGCGAGCGGTCGGGAGCCTGACGTGCTGGCGCGGCTCGCCGCCGGCGAGGCGATCGGTACCCAGTTGATTGCCCGCACCGCGCGGATGGCGGCGCGCAAGCAATGGATGGCCGATCACCTGCAGGTGCGCGGACACGTGGTGATCGACGACGGCGCGGTCGAAAAGCTGACGGAAGGCGGCAAGAGCCTGCTGCCGATCGGCGTGGTCGGCGTGCAGGGCGCGTTTGCGCGTGGCGAGGTGATTGCCTGTTTAAGCGCGGCGGGACGCGAGGTCGCACGCGGACTCACAAACTACAGCAGCGCCGAGACCAAGCTGATTCAGCGCCGCCCGAGTGGCGATATCGAAGGCGTGCTGGGCTATATGCTGGAGCCCGAACTGATCCACCGCGACAACCTCGTACTGGTCTGA
- the cgtA gene encoding Obg family GTPase CgtA, with protein MKFIDEARIEVIAGDGGDGSASMRREKFVPFGGPDGGDGGRGGSVYAVADRNINTLIDYRYAKKHLARNGENGRGADCYGKGGDDVTLRMPVGTTISDMETGELIADLTEHNQSVQIAQGGAGGLGNLHFKSSTNRAPRQKTDGKPGERRMVRLELKVLADVGLLGMPNAGKSTFISSVSNAKPKIADYPFTTLAPNLGVVRVGPSRSFVIADIPGLIEGAAEGAGLGHQFLRHLQRTGLLLHIVDIAPFDAEVDPVAEAKAIVNELRKYDELLYEKPRWLVLNKLDMVPEDEREARVAAFRDGFGWDGPVFEISALTGQGCEALTYAVYDYIAAHSDAQRQAEAEDLAADVRFREKQQGAASGETGEPVQPQE; from the coding sequence ATGAAGTTCATTGACGAAGCGAGGATTGAAGTCATCGCCGGCGACGGAGGGGATGGCAGCGCGTCGATGCGCCGCGAGAAGTTCGTCCCGTTCGGCGGTCCGGATGGCGGTGACGGCGGCCGCGGCGGCAGCGTGTACGCTGTGGCGGACCGCAACATCAACACTCTGATCGACTACCGGTACGCCAAGAAGCATCTGGCGCGCAACGGCGAAAACGGTCGCGGTGCGGATTGCTACGGCAAGGGTGGCGACGACGTTACGCTGCGCATGCCGGTTGGCACGACTATCTCGGACATGGAGACCGGCGAGCTGATCGCCGACCTGACCGAGCACAATCAGAGCGTCCAGATCGCCCAGGGTGGCGCGGGTGGCCTCGGTAACCTGCATTTCAAGTCCAGCACGAACCGCGCGCCGCGTCAGAAGACCGACGGCAAGCCGGGCGAACGCCGCATGGTGCGTCTTGAGCTGAAGGTGCTGGCCGATGTCGGCCTGCTCGGCATGCCGAATGCCGGCAAATCCACCTTCATTTCCTCGGTGTCGAACGCGAAGCCGAAGATTGCCGACTATCCGTTCACCACACTCGCGCCGAATCTGGGCGTGGTGCGCGTCGGGCCGAGCCGCAGCTTCGTGATCGCTGACATCCCTGGGCTGATTGAGGGCGCCGCAGAAGGCGCCGGCCTAGGGCACCAGTTCCTGCGCCATTTGCAGCGTACGGGGCTGTTGCTGCACATCGTCGACATCGCGCCGTTTGATGCTGAGGTCGATCCGGTTGCGGAAGCCAAGGCGATCGTCAACGAACTGCGCAAGTACGACGAACTGTTGTACGAAAAACCCCGCTGGCTGGTCTTGAACAAGCTCGACATGGTGCCGGAAGACGAGCGTGAAGCGCGCGTCGCGGCCTTCCGCGACGGCTTTGGCTGGGACGGCCCGGTATTCGAAATCTCGGCGTTGACGGGTCAGGGATGCGAAGCGCTGACCTATGCGGTGTACGACTATATTGCCGCGCATTCGGACGCGCAGCGCCAGGCGGAAGCCGAAGATCTCGCCGCAGACGTGCGCTTCCGTGAGAAGCAACAGGGCGCGGCGTCGGGTGAAACCGGTGAGCCGGTCCAGCCGCAGGAATAA
- the rpmA gene encoding 50S ribosomal protein L27 — translation MAHKKAGGSSRNGRDSESKRLGVKVYGGQAINAGGIIVRQRGTRMHPGENVGIGKDHTLFALTDGHVKFTTKGAAKKQTVNVVPAAA, via the coding sequence ATGGCACACAAAAAGGCAGGCGGATCGTCACGTAACGGCCGCGACTCCGAGTCGAAGCGTCTCGGCGTGAAGGTTTACGGCGGTCAAGCCATCAACGCTGGCGGCATCATCGTACGTCAACGCGGCACGCGTATGCACCCGGGCGAAAACGTCGGCATCGGCAAGGATCACACCTTGTTCGCGCTGACGGACGGCCACGTCAAGTTCACGACGAAGGGCGCAGCGAAGAAGCAAACGGTCAACGTAGTCCCGGCAGCAGCCTGA
- the rplU gene encoding 50S ribosomal protein L21 — MYAVIKTGGKQYKVAVGEKLKVEQIPADIDAEITLDQVLAVGEGESIKFGTPLVSGASVKATVVSQGRHAKVTIFKMRRRKHYQKHGGHRQNYTELRIDAINA, encoded by the coding sequence ATGTACGCGGTCATAAAAACCGGTGGCAAGCAGTATAAAGTTGCCGTCGGCGAAAAACTTAAAGTAGAACAGATACCGGCAGACATTGACGCTGAAATCACGCTCGACCAGGTTCTCGCAGTGGGCGAAGGCGAATCGATTAAGTTCGGTACGCCGCTGGTCAGTGGGGCTTCCGTCAAGGCTACCGTCGTGTCGCAAGGTCGTCACGCGAAAGTGACCATCTTCAAGATGCGTCGCCGGAAGCACTACCAGAAGCATGGCGGCCACCGCCAGAACTACACCGAACTGCGCATCGACGCGATCAACGCGTAA
- a CDS encoding polyprenyl synthetase family protein, giving the protein MSSTATPSPNAASLLAPIAEDMEQVNRVIRHRLASEVMLINQISEYIISAGGKRLRPALLLLVAGALGETTGHRHELAAVVEFIHTATLLHDDVVDESDLRRGRQTANALFGNAASVLVGDFLYSRSFQMMVGVGKMRVMEILSEATNIISEGEVLQLLNMHDADVDEARYMQVIRYKTAKLFEAAAQLGAVLAGSDATTEAAAAEFGRRIGTAFQIMDDWLDYTGTAESMGKNAGDDLREGKPTLPLIYLIERGTPEQSALAREAIEQGGTDRFDTIFEAITRSGALDHTLECAKQEAQAAAAAISSFPDSIFKESLLELCSYSTARQS; this is encoded by the coding sequence ATGTCGTCGACTGCCACCCCCTCTCCCAACGCCGCCAGCCTGCTCGCTCCGATCGCCGAAGACATGGAGCAGGTGAACCGCGTCATCCGGCACCGCCTGGCGTCCGAGGTGATGCTGATCAACCAGATTTCCGAGTACATCATCAGCGCCGGCGGCAAACGCCTGCGGCCCGCGCTGCTGTTGCTGGTGGCCGGCGCGCTTGGTGAGACGACGGGGCACCGGCACGAACTGGCCGCGGTGGTCGAATTCATCCATACGGCCACCCTGCTGCACGACGACGTGGTCGATGAATCCGACCTGCGGCGCGGCCGTCAGACGGCGAACGCCCTGTTCGGCAACGCGGCAAGCGTGCTGGTGGGCGATTTCCTGTACTCGCGCTCGTTCCAGATGATGGTCGGGGTCGGCAAAATGAGGGTCATGGAGATTCTCTCGGAGGCGACCAATATCATCTCCGAAGGCGAGGTCCTGCAACTGCTCAACATGCATGACGCCGACGTGGACGAAGCGCGCTACATGCAGGTGATCCGCTACAAGACGGCCAAACTGTTCGAGGCGGCGGCCCAGCTCGGTGCGGTGCTGGCAGGCTCGGATGCGACCACCGAAGCCGCGGCTGCAGAATTTGGCCGGCGCATCGGCACCGCCTTCCAGATTATGGACGACTGGCTCGACTACACCGGCACGGCCGAATCCATGGGTAAGAATGCCGGGGACGATCTGCGCGAAGGCAAGCCCACACTGCCGCTCATCTATCTGATCGAACGCGGCACGCCGGAGCAGTCGGCGCTCGCGCGCGAGGCGATCGAGCAAGGCGGCACGGACCGTTTCGATACCATTTTCGAGGCGATCACCCGCTCCGGCGCGCTGGATCACACGCTGGAATGCGCGAAACAGGAAGCCCAGGCCGCGGCTGCAGCAATTTCTTCGTTCCCGGATTCCATTTTTAAAGAGAGCCTGCTAGAATTATGTTCTTACTCGACGGCGAGACAGTCCTAA
- a CDS encoding HlyC/CorC family transporter: protein MEQLPLWAQIGAVVLLLICSSFFSISETAMMALNRHRLKHLSNQGALGAKTTQGLLAHTDELLSVILIGNNLFNTIIPVLTTSVALHTFGRNNLVLSIATGIVAFLIIVFAEITPKIVGATFPEKIALPASLLIAPLMRATRPIVWFVNLFANTILRILRINTKGAHDQRLSTEELRTIVLESGSFMPTKHRSILLNLFDLENISVDDVMIPRRRIEALDFDAPFEQILHQLETCYHNKLIVYQGDIDRVLGVLHVRKTLSALHNQELERETLRELLAEPYFVPSGTPVFQQLQYFQESRHRTALVVNEYGELQGLVTPEDIIEELIGEFTTSIPRGANSRGGWNEEGECIVAGSMPLRELNRWLQLTLPTDGPKTLNGLILEVLEEIPDGDVCVQIGEIKLEVMRSDDQAVRTVKIFKPGSRSGAKSKAPRRLTGEA, encoded by the coding sequence GTGGAACAACTACCCTTATGGGCGCAGATAGGCGCCGTCGTCCTGCTGCTTATCTGTTCCAGTTTCTTTTCCATCTCCGAAACGGCGATGATGGCACTCAACCGCCACCGCCTGAAGCATCTCTCCAATCAGGGCGCACTCGGCGCCAAAACCACGCAAGGGCTGCTCGCGCACACCGACGAGTTGCTGAGCGTGATCCTGATCGGCAACAATCTGTTCAATACGATCATCCCGGTGCTCACCACCTCGGTCGCGCTGCATACGTTCGGGCGCAACAATCTGGTGCTGTCCATCGCAACCGGCATCGTCGCATTCCTGATCATCGTGTTCGCGGAGATCACGCCGAAAATTGTCGGCGCCACCTTTCCGGAAAAGATCGCACTGCCGGCGAGCCTGCTGATCGCACCGCTGATGCGCGCGACCAGGCCGATTGTCTGGTTCGTCAACCTGTTCGCCAACACCATCCTGCGCATCCTGCGTATCAATACCAAAGGCGCGCACGATCAGCGGCTTTCGACTGAGGAACTGCGGACCATCGTGCTCGAGTCTGGCAGCTTCATGCCGACCAAGCACCGCAGCATCCTGTTGAACCTGTTCGATCTGGAAAACATCTCCGTCGACGACGTGATGATTCCGCGCCGCCGGATCGAGGCGCTCGATTTCGACGCGCCGTTCGAGCAGATCCTGCATCAGCTCGAGACCTGCTATCACAACAAGCTGATCGTCTATCAGGGCGACATCGACCGCGTGCTCGGCGTGCTGCATGTACGCAAGACACTGTCAGCGCTACACAACCAGGAACTGGAGCGGGAGACGTTGCGCGAACTGCTCGCCGAGCCCTATTTCGTGCCGAGCGGCACACCGGTGTTCCAGCAGTTGCAGTATTTTCAGGAAAGCCGTCACCGTACGGCACTGGTCGTCAACGAATATGGCGAACTGCAGGGTCTGGTCACGCCGGAAGACATCATCGAGGAGCTGATCGGCGAGTTCACCACGTCAATTCCGCGAGGCGCAAACTCGCGCGGCGGCTGGAACGAGGAAGGCGAGTGCATCGTCGCGGGCAGCATGCCGTTGCGCGAGCTGAACCGTTGGCTACAGTTGACGCTGCCGACCGACGGGCCAAAAACGCTCAATGGGTTGATTCTGGAAGTACTCGAGGAAATCCCCGACGGCGATGTGTGCGTGCAGATCGGCGAGATCAAACTCGAGGTGATGCGCAGTGACGATCAGGCGGTTCGCACCGTCAAGATATTTAAGCCAGGTTCACGCTCGGGGGCGAAGAGCAAGGCGCCGCGACGCCTGACCGGAGAGGCGTGA
- a CDS encoding GspE/PulE family protein — MSSSYRSAPAGIKHHAANLVAAGNVSHRALATEAEAVAGSAISTPPAPSQPSGVRPFAGATREDAPSRNPAPALADADNTPAVRLLNETLREATRRNASDLHIEPAEQGWRMRLRIDGVLHAIAQPPAHLRDAFITRVKVLARMDIAERRIPQDGRLRIATSPGRFEDYRVNSLPTLFGEKLVLRRLDALPTTLSLDSLGLDPAQRLALEAAIGAPHGLVLVTGPTGSGKTLSLYCFLQMLNAESRNVCSVEDPAEIQLAGINQVSVREKAGLTFAVALRAFLRQDPDVIMVGEIRDEETADVSVKAAQTGHLVLSTLHTNDAPAAIARLIDIGVEPYNLAAALRMVTAQRLVRRLCVACRAPAPQSATALNAAGFADDQLDGWCPYEAKGCEACHGIGYRGRIGIHQVMPVSDAMRELIVASAGTHALARLTHTERVTTLRDAALARVRDGTTSLAEALSATEVA, encoded by the coding sequence ATGTCATCCTCTTACCGTTCCGCGCCGGCGGGTATCAAGCATCACGCGGCGAATCTTGTTGCCGCGGGCAACGTATCGCACCGTGCCCTCGCGACTGAAGCCGAGGCGGTCGCTGGGTCGGCCATATCCACACCGCCTGCGCCATCTCAACCGTCAGGGGTCAGGCCGTTCGCCGGGGCAACCCGCGAGGACGCCCCCAGCCGCAACCCCGCACCCGCCCTTGCCGATGCCGACAACACCCCCGCCGTCCGTCTGCTGAACGAGACGCTGCGGGAAGCCACGCGCCGCAATGCATCCGACCTGCATATCGAGCCGGCCGAACAGGGTTGGCGGATGCGTCTGCGAATCGATGGCGTGCTGCATGCCATCGCGCAACCACCCGCGCATCTGCGCGACGCGTTCATCACGCGCGTGAAGGTCCTGGCGCGCATGGACATTGCCGAACGACGGATTCCGCAGGACGGCCGCCTGCGCATTGCGACGAGCCCGGGGCGCTTCGAAGACTATCGGGTGAACTCTCTGCCCACGCTATTCGGCGAAAAGCTAGTGCTACGCCGGCTCGACGCTCTACCCACGACGCTCTCGCTCGATTCGCTCGGGCTCGATCCCGCTCAGCGCCTTGCGCTCGAAGCGGCCATCGGCGCACCGCATGGACTAGTGCTCGTGACCGGTCCAACCGGCAGCGGCAAGACACTCTCGCTGTACTGCTTCCTGCAGATGCTGAACGCTGAATCACGCAATGTCTGCTCCGTCGAAGACCCCGCTGAAATCCAGCTGGCCGGCATCAATCAGGTCAGCGTACGCGAGAAGGCCGGCCTCACGTTCGCCGTCGCGCTACGCGCCTTCCTGCGCCAGGATCCGGATGTGATCATGGTTGGCGAGATTCGCGATGAAGAGACCGCGGACGTCTCCGTCAAGGCCGCGCAGACCGGCCACCTCGTGCTCTCCACGCTGCACACCAACGACGCGCCCGCTGCCATCGCTCGCCTGATCGATATCGGCGTCGAGCCGTACAACCTCGCCGCGGCGCTGCGGATGGTCACAGCGCAACGCCTCGTGCGGCGACTGTGCGTAGCGTGCCGGGCGCCGGCGCCGCAATCGGCAACGGCCTTGAATGCGGCCGGCTTCGCCGATGATCAACTCGACGGTTGGTGCCCTTACGAAGCGAAGGGCTGCGAAGCATGTCACGGTATCGGCTACCGCGGGCGCATCGGCATTCACCAGGTCATGCCGGTGTCGGACGCGATGCGCGAGCTGATCGTTGCAAGCGCGGGCACCCATGCGCTCGCCCGCCTTACTCACACTGAGCGCGTAACCACGCTGCGCGATGCCGCGCTAGCGCGCGTGCGGGACGGTACGACCAGTCTCGCCGAAGCCCTGAGCGCTACCGAGGTCGCATAA
- a CDS encoding type II secretion system F family protein has product MNRASSDTEMLDVRFAWRGVDATGTQHSGTLIAPDTDAVRAVLKRDKLFVVEIKALGPAPRPKARAADVTRFTRQLASLLRAGLPLAPSLDLLAHAPAPRQRGMSRIVGALARDITGGLSFSAALARHPAQFSALYCQLVAVGEAAGALPAVLARVADDRERGAAQRAKVKAALTYPVAILLLALAITAALLVWVVPTFKQIFDGFGARLPVPTQIVIALSAGAARWSVPALACAVTAGAALSYLLRRSEAARMTLGRLSLRLPIAGPLLATLCAARWSRALGTLLSAGTPLADAFDSLTHATGNAWFDRATVDIAARLRRGERLAAAMRAVHCFPPEVVQPVAVAEESGALDAMLIDVASLSDRQVDEKIGTLASLCEPLVIIVLGTLVGGLVIAMYLPIIQLGNVV; this is encoded by the coding sequence ATGAATCGTGCATCCTCCGACACCGAAATGCTCGACGTGCGTTTTGCATGGCGCGGCGTCGACGCAACCGGCACGCAGCATAGCGGCACGCTGATTGCGCCAGACACGGACGCCGTCCGGGCCGTGCTCAAGCGCGACAAGCTGTTCGTCGTCGAGATCAAGGCGCTTGGGCCGGCGCCGCGTCCCAAAGCTCGCGCGGCTGACGTGACGAGGTTCACGCGCCAGCTCGCAAGCCTGCTGCGCGCCGGATTGCCGCTCGCACCTTCGCTCGATCTGCTGGCGCACGCACCTGCGCCCCGTCAGCGCGGCATGTCGCGGATCGTCGGTGCCTTGGCGCGCGACATCACCGGCGGCCTGAGTTTCTCCGCGGCGCTGGCGCGGCATCCGGCGCAATTCAGCGCGCTGTATTGCCAGCTGGTCGCGGTCGGTGAAGCGGCCGGCGCGCTGCCTGCCGTGTTGGCTCGCGTCGCGGACGACCGCGAACGCGGCGCCGCACAACGCGCCAAAGTAAAGGCGGCGCTGACCTATCCGGTCGCGATCCTGTTGCTGGCGCTCGCTATCACGGCAGCACTACTGGTCTGGGTCGTGCCAACCTTCAAGCAGATCTTCGACGGCTTCGGCGCGCGCTTGCCGGTGCCGACGCAGATCGTGATAGCGCTATCCGCCGGCGCAGCACGCTGGAGCGTGCCCGCACTAGCATGCGCAGTGACGGCCGGTGCCGCCCTGTCCTACCTGCTGCGTCGTTCGGAAGCAGCGCGGATGACGCTTGGCCGACTGTCGCTAAGATTGCCCATAGCTGGCCCACTGCTGGCCACGCTATGTGCCGCCCGCTGGAGCCGCGCACTCGGCACCCTGCTGTCCGCCGGCACGCCACTCGCCGACGCGTTCGACTCGCTCACGCACGCCACCGGCAACGCGTGGTTCGATCGCGCCACCGTCGACATCGCCGCCCGCCTGCGGCGCGGCGAACGCCTGGCCGCGGCGATGCGCGCGGTACATTGCTTTCCGCCCGAAGTGGTTCAGCCGGTTGCCGTCGCAGAGGAGTCCGGTGCATTGGACGCGATGCTGATCGACGTGGCGTCACTCAGCGATCGTCAGGTCGACGAAAAGATCGGCACACTTGCCAGCCTGTGCGAACCGCTGGTGATCATCGTGCTGGGGACGCTGGTCGGCGGCCTTGTGATTGCGATGTATCTTCCCATCATTCAACTCGGCAACGTGGTGTAG
- a CDS encoding prepilin peptidase translates to MPANYATVSDTSFSALHGHVAAGFGASFGILPAGLQFTFAVVFGLVIGSFLSVVAHRLPIMLERAWHDEVSGTTDQPPVDDGLPARYNLWLPRSACPHCGHVLRAWENIPVVSYVLLRGRCSACKAHVSIRYPLIEIASAACAAGALSVFGPTTMALAAFGLCAALLATSAIDIDTHLLPDSLTLPLLWAGLIVNFNGMFASLHSAVAGAIAGYLVLWVVHWVFKLVRGIEGMGYGDFKLLAALGAWLGWAALPQIVLIAAVTGAVVGLAATWRGRMRFEEPLPFGPFLAAGGAITLFLGSPLYLALGG, encoded by the coding sequence ATGCCGGCTAACTACGCAACCGTGTCAGACACTTCCTTCAGCGCGCTTCATGGCCATGTTGCGGCCGGCTTCGGCGCCAGCTTTGGCATCTTGCCGGCCGGCCTGCAATTCACCTTCGCCGTCGTTTTCGGGCTGGTCATCGGCAGCTTTCTGAGCGTGGTGGCGCATCGCCTGCCCATCATGCTCGAGCGTGCATGGCACGACGAAGTCAGCGGCACCACCGACCAGCCGCCAGTGGACGATGGCCTGCCGGCGCGCTACAACCTGTGGCTGCCGCGCAGCGCGTGCCCGCACTGCGGACACGTACTGCGCGCGTGGGAAAACATCCCGGTGGTGAGCTACGTGTTGTTGCGCGGGCGATGTTCCGCGTGCAAGGCCCACGTGTCGATACGCTATCCGTTAATCGAGATCGCTAGCGCTGCCTGCGCCGCGGGAGCCCTGAGCGTGTTCGGTCCTACCACGATGGCACTCGCCGCGTTCGGTTTGTGCGCCGCGCTGCTTGCCACGAGCGCGATAGACATCGACACGCACCTGCTGCCCGACTCGCTGACGCTGCCGCTGCTATGGGCCGGGCTGATCGTCAATTTCAACGGCATGTTCGCCAGCCTGCATAGTGCGGTCGCCGGCGCGATTGCGGGCTATCTTGTACTGTGGGTAGTCCACTGGGTATTCAAGCTCGTGCGCGGCATCGAAGGCATGGGTTACGGAGACTTCAAGCTGCTCGCCGCACTCGGCGCGTGGCTCGGCTGGGCCGCGTTGCCGCAGATCGTGTTGATCGCCGCGGTGACCGGCGCAGTCGTGGGGCTTGCCGCTACGTGGCGCGGGCGGATGCGCTTCGAAGAACCGTTGCCGTTCGGTCCGTTTCTCGCGGCCGGCGGCGCGATCACCCTGTTTCTCGGCTCCCCGCTCTATCTCGCACTCGGAGGCTGA
- the coaE gene encoding dephospho-CoA kinase (Dephospho-CoA kinase (CoaE) performs the final step in coenzyme A biosynthesis.), with amino-acid sequence MFAVGLTGGIGSGKSTVADLFATNGVAIVDTDLIAHQITAPNGVAMPQIASEFGAAFVAADGSMDRARMRALIFSDEQARRRLEGITHPLIRAETERARNAASGPYVMMVVPLLVESGAWKTRVDRILTVDCSVETQVSRVMRRNAFGREQVLAIIARQATREARLAAADDVVVNDSNTSIDELTWQVEAQHALYLSLASA; translated from the coding sequence ATGTTTGCTGTGGGACTGACAGGCGGCATCGGCAGCGGCAAATCCACTGTCGCGGACCTGTTCGCGACGAACGGTGTGGCAATCGTCGATACCGATCTGATTGCTCATCAGATCACCGCGCCGAACGGCGTCGCGATGCCGCAGATCGCCAGCGAGTTCGGTGCCGCGTTCGTAGCAGCGGACGGTTCCATGGATCGCGCCCGCATGCGCGCGCTGATCTTTAGCGACGAGCAGGCGCGTCGGCGTCTTGAAGGCATCACGCACCCGTTGATCCGCGCCGAAACCGAGCGTGCGAGAAACGCGGCCAGCGGACCCTACGTCATGATGGTGGTGCCGCTGCTGGTCGAATCGGGCGCCTGGAAAACACGTGTGGACCGTATATTGACCGTGGACTGCAGCGTCGAAACCCAGGTCTCGCGTGTGATGCGCCGCAACGCCTTCGGCCGCGAACAGGTGCTTGCCATCATCGCCCGTCAGGCAACCCGCGAGGCGCGTCTCGCCGCGGCCGACGACGTCGTCGTGAACGACAGCAACACCTCGATAGATGAACTCACCTGGCAGGTCGAGGCGCAGCACGCTTTGTACCTGTCGCTCGCCAGCGCGTGA